A genomic segment from Corythoichthys intestinalis isolate RoL2023-P3 chromosome 2, ASM3026506v1, whole genome shotgun sequence encodes:
- the fbxo3 gene encoding F-box only protein 3 — MATEFLMELLPSDPLLHILSFLDFRDLIHISSTNRRLNELSKHNPLWRSLCFKHWLIKDEERLQSGRSWYELFKKYYADLGRYIQHYSVLKRAWEQLTNFLRQSCPRMIASLKEGATEAELSNIEAQIGCRLPDDYRCSYRIHNGQMLVIPGLMGSMSLSNHYRSEVLLDVETAAGGFQLRKGMRRCLPLTFCFHTGLSQYMALEHTEGRRMFESFYPCPDQTAQDPSAVDMFITGSSFLEWFTTYVNNVVTGEYPIIRDQIFRYVHDKSCVTTTGDITVSVSTSFLPELSSVHPPHFFFTYRIRIEMSNSAPPEVACQLDSRYWKITTSDGNVEEVQGPGVVGEFPVMTPGKVHEYASCTTFSTPSEYMEGHYTFHRLDNKEVFNVAIPRFQMVCPPFREPILRTESSDYTSGFNDGDDSDCGNGDEDDYNSLRGINMAALEGAWCHRHI; from the exons ATGGCTACAGAGTTTCTGATGGAGCTGCTTCCTTCGGACCCGCTGCTGCACATATTGTCTTTCCTTGACTTCAGAGATTTGATCCA CATCAGTTCCACTAACAGGAGGCTGAATGAGTTGTCCAAACACAATCCGCTGTGGAggtcgctgtgcttcaaacactGGCTGATCAAAGA TGAGGAGCGGCTGCAGAGTGGGCGGTCCTGGTATGAGCTCTTCAAGAAGTACTACGCTGACCTGGGCCGTTACATCCAGCACTATTCGGTTTTAAAACGAGCATGGGAACAGCTAACCAATTTCCTGCGGCAGAGTTGTCCGCGCATGATTGCATCGCTGAAAG AAGGGGCCACAGAGGCAGAGCTGAGCAACATTGAGGCTCAGATTGGATGTCGCCTTCCGGACGACTATCGTTGCTCATACCGCATCCACAATGGCCAGATGCTGGTGATCCCCGG GCTGATGGGCAGTATGTCGCTGTCAAATCACTACCGCTCGGAAGTGCTGCTCGACGTGGAGACGGCGGCAGGAGGTTTCCAGCTGAGAAAAGGGATGAGACGTTGCCTCCCGCTTACCTTCTGCTTCCACACGGGCCTCAgccaatacatggccctggaaCACACCGAAGGGCGACGCATGTTTGAGAGCTTCTACCCCTGCCCC GATCAGACAGCCCAGGATCCCTCTGCCGTAGACATGTTCATCACAG GTTCTTCCTTTTTAGAGTGGTTCACCACCTACGTCAACAACGTGGTTACAGGAGAGTACCCGATCATCCGAGACCAGATATTCAG GTACGTGCACGATAAAAGCTGTGTGACGACCACCGGGGACATCACCGTATCCGTTTCTACCTCCTTCCTGCCCGAGCTATCTTCAGTTCACCCGCCACACTTTTTCTTCACTTACCGTATCAG AATCGAGATGTCGAACAGCGCACCACCCGAGGTGGCCTGCCAACTTGACAGCCGCTACTGGAAAATCACCACTTCTGACGGCAACGTGGAGGAGGTGCAAGGGCCAGGCGTGGTTG GAGAGTTTCCAGTCATGACGCCAGGAAAAGTCCACGAGTATGCCAGCTGCACGACCTTCTCTACACCATCAGAGTACATGGAAGGACACTACACCTTCCACAGACTTg ACAACAAGGAAGTGTTCAATGTAGCAATTCCCCGCTTCCAGATGGTGTGTCCGCCATTCAGAGAGCCCATTTTGCGGACG GAGTCCAGCGATTACACGTCAGGCTTCAACGATGGCGACGACAGCGATTGCGGCAACGGCGATGAAGACGACTACAACAGTCTGAGGGGAATCAACATGGCCGCCTTGGAAGGAGCGTGGTGCCACCGGCACATCTGA